In Gracilimonas sp., a single window of DNA contains:
- a CDS encoding DUF5723 family protein: MRQFIFILLLLCTYPAISFAQPVFTPRNLALGGGGSTYITDYNANFYNPANLMIQDREGRFSVGAGITGIYLDGIQNYSGLGSQFKNAKDYLKVYNPDNTVITASERNDIIDDNFPGKTTLSDNRLRYDATLLGMKWIRNNRAFSIAFRTRTSSNFRVGQGWYSDSFKRSLNDELILERSLIHRYQSLHEVSFGYAESFRFLTGLTSRLDNFIIGIAPKLVVGTGYQNAEWNNIYEQQDDGGSINRTQSFTYNASGQFGAATSAYMNGTSVAEANATYFSNNSFNINGIGAGLDIGVTYLITLGSDLSAVRRNQQLTKRSLRLSFAMTDIGFVSYDNDIASFSLPADTTIGAQLPGTTADNAFIGARGQYTDFIERFGEDNPFTGTLTDRTAFATLLPMSLHGGALLEINRLKLMGDVSIGLTNNAFNSTKLVSSFGMELRPFTFLPLRGGIQFEAQRPDFISFGTAVETKKWDLSLAAIFTPTSFIEEPAITGAAAATLQFHF; the protein is encoded by the coding sequence ATGCGGCAGTTTATTTTTATACTGCTTTTACTATGTACTTATCCGGCGATCAGTTTTGCTCAGCCGGTATTTACACCAAGAAATTTAGCACTTGGTGGCGGGGGGAGTACTTACATTACCGATTATAATGCCAACTTTTATAATCCTGCCAACCTGATGATTCAGGACCGTGAAGGCAGGTTTTCAGTTGGAGCGGGGATTACGGGTATTTACCTGGATGGCATTCAAAACTATTCCGGGTTGGGATCTCAGTTTAAAAATGCTAAGGACTATCTTAAAGTTTATAATCCCGATAACACAGTAATTACAGCATCAGAAAGAAACGATATTATTGACGATAATTTCCCGGGGAAGACGACCCTGTCTGATAATCGATTACGTTATGATGCCACACTTTTAGGCATGAAATGGATTCGAAATAACCGGGCATTTTCTATTGCTTTTCGAACCCGAACTTCATCCAATTTCAGAGTGGGACAAGGATGGTATTCTGATTCTTTTAAAAGATCTCTAAATGATGAACTCATATTAGAACGGTCTCTTATTCACCGTTATCAAAGTCTGCATGAAGTTTCATTCGGATATGCAGAATCATTCCGTTTTTTGACCGGACTCACTTCCCGGTTGGATAATTTTATAATAGGTATTGCTCCAAAACTAGTGGTGGGAACCGGTTATCAAAATGCGGAATGGAATAATATCTATGAGCAACAAGATGATGGAGGCTCAATAAATCGTACACAAAGCTTCACTTATAATGCTTCGGGGCAATTTGGAGCAGCTACCTCTGCCTATATGAATGGAACTTCCGTGGCTGAAGCCAACGCTACGTATTTTTCAAATAACTCTTTTAATATTAATGGAATAGGTGCCGGATTAGACATTGGAGTCACCTATCTCATCACATTAGGAAGTGATTTGTCTGCCGTGAGGCGTAATCAGCAACTTACTAAACGCTCCCTCAGGCTTTCATTTGCTATGACAGATATTGGCTTTGTTTCTTATGATAATGATATTGCCTCTTTCTCCCTCCCCGCAGATACAACCATAGGAGCACAACTTCCCGGTACAACTGCAGATAATGCTTTTATCGGGGCACGAGGTCAATATACGGATTTCATTGAACGCTTCGGAGAAGATAATCCATTTACAGGAACCTTGACAGACAGAACTGCTTTTGCCACGCTTTTACCCATGTCCTTACATGGAGGAGCATTACTTGAAATCAACCGGCTTAAATTAATGGGAGATGTCAGTATAGGGCTTACCAATAATGCATTCAATTCAACTAAGCTGGTTTCTTCTTTTGGAATGGAACTGCGTCCTTTTACATTTCTTCCATTAAGGGGAGGAATTCAGTTCGAGGCACAACGACCTGATTTTATAAGCTTTGGAACTGCTGTTGAAACCAAGAAATGGGATTTATCTTTAGCCGCTATCTTTACCCCGACTTCATTTATTGAAGAACCTGCGATTACCGGGGCGGCAGCGGCAACTCTTCAATTTCACTTTTAA
- the lon gene encoding endopeptidase La translates to MRQRFDLFQDLDQSDDNFDDFEQAIPLMSEEEEKKLTEAEIPDSLPILPLKNTVLFPGVVVPITVGRDRSLALVKEAYEGDKIIGVVTQKNEDIEEPEYKDLHTIGTVAQILKLIKMPDGSKSIVIQGKSNFKVKDFTQSDPYFKADVEAYPKEMDIEGLELDASVRNIKETASKIINMSPNIPSEASIAVNNINSPTFLLNFISSNLNVSVSDKQSLLEIRKFSENLDKVMEFLEKEVQVLDMSEKIRTKVKSDIDDQQREFYLRQQMKAIQEELGEDAEQQDIEKLRERLAKKKLPEEAKETVQKELQRLEMTPNASPNYGIIYSYVEWILDLPWEEFSEDKLDLKYARKVLDEDHYGLEKVKKRIVEYLAVLKLKKDMKAPILCFYGPPGVGKTSLGKSIARALNREFERFSLGGIRDEAEVRGHRRTYIGALPGRIIRSMKKAGKGNPVIMLDEIDKVGADYRGDPTSALLEVLDPEQNNTFTDNYLELEYDLSKVMFIATANSLDTIPAPLKDRMEIINISGYTLEEKTQIAKKYLIPKQVEENGLKKDQISFTDDAIERIIDQYTRESGVRNLERQIAGVCRGVAAKIASDEIENFDVDGEDIEEYLGKRKFFSDAAERTTVPGVATGLAWTPYGGDILFIEASVSKGSGKLNITGQLGDVMKESAMLAISYLKAHSDKVGIPEEAFKYWDLHVHVPAGAVPKDGPSAGVSLMSAIASIFTQRKVKGTIALTGEITLRGLVLPVGGIKEKVLAAKRAGIKQVLLPKKNEKDVAEIEKDVIGDLEVQYLERMEPLLDIILEDKPVQDPFEFFQVSDAHKAAVSGNNGKMPSEDAEIISEKKDS, encoded by the coding sequence ATGAGACAACGCTTTGATTTATTTCAAGATTTAGATCAGTCAGACGATAACTTCGATGACTTTGAACAAGCTATTCCCTTAATGTCGGAAGAGGAAGAGAAAAAACTTACCGAAGCCGAAATCCCTGACTCACTCCCTATTTTACCTTTAAAGAATACCGTTTTATTTCCGGGAGTTGTCGTACCCATTACCGTTGGTCGTGACCGCTCTCTTGCCTTGGTTAAAGAAGCCTATGAAGGAGACAAAATTATAGGTGTGGTAACGCAAAAAAACGAAGACATAGAAGAGCCAGAATACAAAGACCTCCACACTATTGGGACGGTTGCACAAATTCTGAAGCTCATTAAGATGCCGGACGGAAGTAAAAGCATTGTAATTCAGGGTAAATCAAACTTTAAAGTAAAAGATTTTACTCAAAGTGATCCCTATTTTAAGGCGGATGTGGAAGCATATCCTAAAGAAATGGATATTGAAGGATTGGAACTTGATGCTTCAGTACGAAACATCAAAGAGACTGCTAGCAAGATTATCAATATGTCTCCAAACATTCCTTCGGAAGCCTCAATCGCTGTTAACAACATAAACAGCCCTACATTTTTACTGAATTTCATTTCTTCCAACCTGAATGTTTCCGTTTCCGATAAACAATCGCTGCTGGAGATTCGCAAGTTCTCAGAGAATTTGGATAAAGTGATGGAATTCCTGGAAAAAGAAGTCCAGGTACTGGATATGAGTGAAAAAATCCGAACCAAGGTAAAGTCGGATATCGACGACCAGCAACGTGAGTTTTACCTTCGCCAACAAATGAAAGCTATACAAGAAGAATTGGGCGAAGACGCTGAACAACAGGATATAGAAAAACTCCGGGAACGTCTGGCGAAGAAAAAACTACCGGAAGAGGCCAAGGAAACTGTTCAGAAAGAATTACAAAGGCTGGAAATGACGCCAAATGCCTCTCCAAATTATGGCATTATCTACAGTTATGTAGAATGGATTTTAGATCTTCCCTGGGAAGAATTTTCTGAAGATAAGCTGGATCTGAAGTATGCCCGAAAAGTTCTCGATGAAGATCACTACGGCCTGGAGAAAGTTAAAAAGAGAATTGTAGAATACCTGGCCGTACTGAAGCTAAAGAAAGACATGAAGGCTCCTATTCTTTGCTTCTATGGCCCTCCCGGTGTTGGTAAGACCTCTTTGGGTAAATCTATTGCTCGGGCTTTAAATCGTGAATTTGAGCGTTTCAGCTTAGGTGGTATTCGAGATGAAGCCGAGGTTCGCGGACACCGCAGGACATATATAGGTGCTTTACCCGGAAGAATTATTCGATCCATGAAAAAAGCCGGAAAAGGAAACCCGGTAATCATGCTGGATGAAATTGATAAAGTGGGAGCCGATTATCGCGGAGACCCTACCTCTGCCCTGCTTGAAGTTCTTGACCCTGAGCAAAACAATACATTCACTGATAATTATTTGGAGCTGGAATATGATCTCTCTAAGGTTATGTTTATAGCTACTGCCAATTCCCTGGATACCATTCCCGCTCCGCTTAAGGATCGTATGGAAATTATCAATATCAGTGGATATACCCTTGAAGAGAAAACTCAGATTGCCAAAAAGTACCTGATTCCTAAACAAGTTGAAGAAAACGGTTTGAAGAAAGACCAAATTTCTTTTACCGATGACGCTATTGAACGTATTATTGATCAATACACTAGAGAATCCGGTGTTCGTAACTTAGAACGACAAATAGCCGGTGTATGTCGCGGGGTAGCAGCAAAAATTGCGTCTGATGAAATCGAGAATTTCGATGTAGATGGTGAGGATATTGAAGAATATCTCGGTAAACGTAAATTCTTTAGTGATGCTGCAGAACGAACAACAGTACCCGGCGTAGCTACCGGTTTGGCCTGGACACCTTACGGAGGTGACATCCTGTTTATTGAAGCAAGTGTTTCCAAAGGATCAGGTAAATTAAATATTACCGGGCAACTGGGTGATGTAATGAAAGAGTCGGCCATGCTTGCAATTTCTTACTTGAAAGCTCATTCGGATAAAGTGGGAATTCCTGAAGAAGCCTTTAAATACTGGGATTTGCATGTGCACGTTCCCGCAGGTGCAGTACCCAAAGACGGACCCTCTGCCGGTGTATCGCTGATGTCCGCTATAGCTTCTATCTTCACTCAACGAAAAGTTAAGGGAACCATAGCATTGACCGGTGAAATCACCCTTCGAGGTTTAGTTCTGCCTGTAGGCGGAATTAAAGAAAAGGTATTAGCGGCGAAGCGGGCAGGAATTAAACAAGTTCTGCTTCCTAAAAAGAATGAAAAAGATGTAGCTGAAATAGAGAAAGATGTTATCGGCGACCTAGAGGTTCAATATCTTGAACGCATGGAACCCTTGCTTGATATTATCCTGGAAGACAAGCCGGTGCAAGATCCCTTCGAATTCTTTCAAGTCAGTGATGCCCATAAAGCTGCTGTCAGTGGTAATAATGGAAAGATGCCTTCTGAGGATGCGGAGATTATTAGCGAAAAGAAGGATTCATAA
- a CDS encoding DUF6588 family protein, which produces MFNGYQKIIKYLCALLILGITTVGTTHAQLNDIGAFLQAGADDATILTKEYLKPFPTGFGTGLNAGWTESAAPKKTLGFSLQIRPSIAVVPGSDQSFDISSLGLDKIVVAAGEDPVTSTISGSKGSGPLLEIYDDPNSNNPQKLGEFNMPGGTGFSFVPAPVVQASIGLVKKTDLTLRYFPETEIGDFGSFSIIGGAVKHEISQWLPGSKLLPVDISLMLGYNRIGVDAGLDLQETGTRDPNDPTLTSNPNPDFDSQKVVTTTETFVFNALVGKSLPLISVYGGLGYQKATFDLSVNGDYPVSSYNPITPGDDYIVVSDPISFSLDSKSSAHALAGFRLRLGILAIYGEATLANYFTANAGIGISFR; this is translated from the coding sequence ATGTTTAACGGTTACCAAAAAATAATAAAATACCTATGTGCCCTACTCATCCTGGGGATCACTACAGTCGGTACAACTCATGCCCAATTAAATGACATTGGAGCTTTTCTACAAGCTGGTGCTGATGATGCCACCATTTTAACCAAAGAATATCTTAAGCCATTTCCAACAGGATTTGGAACCGGACTCAACGCAGGTTGGACTGAAAGTGCAGCACCTAAAAAAACTTTGGGCTTTAGTCTTCAAATACGTCCCTCAATTGCAGTAGTACCCGGATCAGATCAATCATTTGATATATCTTCTCTTGGTCTGGATAAAATTGTAGTTGCAGCCGGAGAAGATCCGGTTACCTCTACTATTTCCGGCTCCAAAGGAAGCGGACCTTTATTGGAAATTTATGACGACCCCAATTCCAACAATCCCCAGAAGCTCGGTGAGTTTAACATGCCGGGAGGAACCGGATTTTCATTTGTACCTGCTCCTGTGGTGCAGGCAAGCATCGGACTGGTAAAGAAAACCGATCTTACACTGCGTTATTTTCCTGAAACAGAAATTGGTGATTTCGGCAGCTTCAGCATAATTGGAGGAGCGGTAAAACACGAGATTTCCCAATGGTTGCCAGGCAGTAAATTGTTACCTGTAGATATTTCTTTGATGCTTGGATATAACCGAATTGGTGTTGATGCAGGTTTAGATCTTCAGGAAACAGGTACCAGAGATCCAAATGATCCTACCCTTACTTCTAATCCTAATCCGGATTTTGACTCACAAAAAGTTGTCACCACAACTGAGACATTTGTTTTTAATGCATTGGTTGGTAAATCTCTACCGTTAATCAGTGTTTATGGTGGGCTGGGATACCAAAAAGCTACTTTTGATCTAAGTGTAAACGGAGATTACCCTGTATCTTCTTATAATCCAATAACCCCGGGAGACGACTACATTGTAGTATCTGATCCAATTTCTTTCTCTTTGGACAGTAAAAGTTCCGCGCATGCACTTGCCGGCTTTAGACTTCGTCTGGGAATCCTGGCCATTTACGGTGAAGCTACCTTAGCAAACTATTTTACCGCAAATGCCGGTATTGGTATTAGCTTTAGATAA
- a CDS encoding FAD/NAD(P)-binding oxidoreductase: MKKRIVIVGSSFAGYSAAITLAKLLSGKHEIIVIDRKPEFIFLPSFVWYPFGDKSVDNISFDARPIYKDLGIRFIQENIYGFDLSDQLIYLHDQEIHYDYLIIATGSRPRYESIKGLYPGENSWSISDLENAIKTRSAWKAFLKNPGPIVIGAAQWAGYFFAAYEFLFNTVYQLDKNKLLGKIPLHFITPEPYLSHFGIGGFGSKPEDVEKFIRNLQINAHVNSEVHLVKPHEVILEDGTHLETDFTMIIPQFIGVDAVRTTRKLADEFGLIKVTEEFYHPQFPNVYAAGGAVSIPQLNETTIGLDVPRTRSTSEIMAKSAALNIASELEGGSRVSISTQKLYEYCRKDMQYLDHMIAESSTEGTKSLAYIANRAQERWAEHSMKKYIESSITKDFLGI; encoded by the coding sequence ATGAAAAAAAGAATAGTAATAGTCGGGTCCAGCTTTGCAGGGTATAGTGCAGCCATTACTTTAGCAAAACTTCTTTCCGGTAAACATGAAATTATTGTAATTGACAGAAAGCCCGAGTTCATATTTTTACCTTCTTTTGTGTGGTATCCATTTGGAGATAAAAGCGTAGATAATATTTCTTTTGATGCCCGCCCTATTTATAAGGACCTTGGCATTAGATTTATTCAGGAAAATATTTATGGGTTTGATCTTAGCGACCAGCTTATCTATCTCCATGACCAGGAGATTCACTACGACTATCTAATTATTGCTACCGGTTCACGCCCCCGGTATGAAAGCATAAAGGGCCTCTATCCGGGTGAAAATTCCTGGTCTATAAGCGATCTTGAAAATGCTATTAAAACAAGAAGTGCCTGGAAAGCTTTTCTTAAAAATCCCGGGCCAATAGTTATTGGAGCCGCTCAATGGGCCGGTTATTTTTTTGCTGCTTATGAGTTTCTTTTCAATACCGTATATCAACTGGATAAGAATAAGCTGTTAGGAAAAATCCCGCTTCATTTCATTACCCCGGAACCTTATTTAAGCCATTTCGGAATTGGAGGGTTTGGAAGCAAACCGGAAGATGTAGAAAAATTTATCCGGAATTTACAAATTAATGCACACGTAAATTCAGAAGTACATCTGGTAAAACCACATGAAGTGATATTGGAAGACGGAACTCATTTAGAAACTGATTTTACTATGATTATTCCACAGTTTATTGGTGTTGATGCTGTAAGAACTACACGTAAACTGGCTGACGAATTTGGGTTAATTAAAGTAACAGAGGAATTTTATCACCCACAATTTCCAAATGTATATGCGGCAGGAGGTGCAGTCTCGATACCACAGCTTAATGAAACGACCATTGGACTAGATGTCCCTCGCACCCGCTCTACTTCTGAAATCATGGCAAAGTCTGCTGCACTTAATATTGCTTCCGAGTTGGAAGGCGGAAGCCGTGTTTCAATATCCACACAAAAATTATACGAATACTGCCGAAAAGACATGCAGTATTTAGACCATATGATTGCTGAGAGTAGCACTGAAGGCACAAAATCTCTTGCATACATTGCGAACAGAGCACAGGAAAGGTGGGCGGAACACTCAATGAAAAAATATATTGAGTCTTCTATTACAAAGGACTTTCTTGGGATATAG
- a CDS encoding 6-phosphofructokinase: protein MAKKVTYKGTIGILTGGGDVPGLNPAIRGVTIRAIREGYRVIGFRRGWAGLIDIVRDKKYDNSNNFRELSEDIVNKAGRTGGTFLHTSRTRPSHVKKSQIPDFLKDKYSEEINDLTPEVLKNLEWIGVDYLIPIGGDDTLSYGVHLYSKGVKIIAIPKTMDNDVPGTDYCIGFSTCVTRTIQHANSLRTSAGSHERFLVMEVFGRYAGFTAMLPTMAGAANRCVIPEHEFEIEHLAELMSYDRNLNPSNYSMLLVSEGAMFSGGEMIFQDATTDAYGHKKLGGIGDLISEELKRLSPKFNKGKVVNIINQKLGYLVRGGDPDAIDSIVPMAYGNLALDLILEKIHGRLVVLKNGRYDNVPVDIVISKKKVVNVNRHYNTERLRPFYKSFEMQPLFIMTSEH, encoded by the coding sequence ATGGCAAAGAAAGTAACCTATAAAGGAACGATTGGCATTTTAACCGGCGGAGGTGATGTGCCGGGGCTTAACCCTGCAATACGGGGAGTTACCATTCGTGCAATTCGCGAGGGATATAGAGTAATTGGTTTCAGGCGGGGTTGGGCAGGGCTTATCGACATTGTAAGAGATAAAAAATACGATAACAGTAATAATTTTAGAGAACTTTCAGAAGATATTGTAAACAAAGCGGGCAGAACGGGTGGCACTTTTTTGCATACGTCCAGAACCCGTCCCAGTCATGTAAAAAAAAGCCAGATCCCGGATTTTTTAAAAGATAAATACAGTGAAGAAATAAATGATTTAACACCTGAGGTATTAAAAAACCTGGAGTGGATAGGCGTTGATTACCTGATCCCCATAGGAGGTGATGATACGCTGAGTTATGGAGTTCATTTGTACAGTAAAGGGGTTAAAATAATCGCCATCCCCAAAACCATGGATAATGATGTACCAGGTACCGATTATTGTATCGGTTTCAGCACGTGTGTTACCCGGACTATTCAGCATGCAAATAGCTTGAGGACGTCAGCAGGATCACATGAGCGTTTCCTGGTAATGGAAGTATTTGGAAGATATGCAGGATTCACAGCAATGCTGCCAACCATGGCCGGAGCTGCAAACAGATGTGTAATTCCTGAACATGAATTTGAAATTGAGCATCTTGCAGAATTAATGAGTTACGACCGCAATTTGAACCCAAGTAATTATTCAATGTTATTGGTTTCGGAAGGTGCCATGTTTAGTGGAGGAGAAATGATATTTCAGGATGCTACCACAGATGCTTACGGCCACAAAAAACTAGGAGGCATAGGAGATTTGATTTCTGAAGAATTAAAACGACTATCTCCCAAATTCAACAAAGGAAAAGTGGTAAATATTATTAATCAAAAACTGGGATACCTGGTGCGGGGGGGAGATCCTGATGCTATTGACTCCATTGTACCTATGGCTTATGGAAACCTTGCCCTGGATTTGATCCTGGAAAAAATTCATGGGAGGCTTGTAGTGCTGAAAAACGGCCGCTATGATAATGTCCCGGTTGATATAGTTATCAGTAAGAAGAAGGTAGTTAATGTAAACCGTCACTATAATACTGAGCGGCTAAGGCCTTTTTATAAGAGTTTCGAAATGCAGCCTTTATTTATCATGACCAGTGAGCATTGA
- a CDS encoding ATP-dependent helicase encodes MKTFSLPSEEPKGRPDFLSTLNEQQRKAVTHTDGPLLIVAGAGSGKTRVLTYRIAYLLQQYKAAPEQILALTFTNKAAREMKDRIQNLIGDKGKKLWMGTFHSIFSKILRFEADKIGYGSDFTIYDSNDSQMVVKQILQELNFDPKEIKPKTIHNKISDSKNQLITADTYQKKFVSSTLDDITARVYKIYNKRLKQSNAMDFDDLLVKPIELFQEHPDLLEKYQERFKYILIDEYQDTNHAQYKVTKMLAAKYSNICVVGDDAQSIYSFRGADISNILNFKEDYENATQIPLEQNYRSTKAILQCADSIIKQNTKQLQKTLWTEQEYGERITVLENFDERDEANRVASHIQSLKMQQGYQNNDFAILYRTNYQSRVFEEALRRKDLTYQLVGGLSFYQRKEIKDVLAYLTLLVNPHDETNLLRIINEPSRGIGNKSIQDLLKKAREEGRSMWSIIQHVEDLDVYKPAKARVREFVNMIDNLRQDLENGASLVNTTKSMLEQSGYMKALVEENSHESMMRRENIIELQNAISYFEKGKSKASLSAFLQEISLITDQDKFDENKPAITLMTIHASKGLEFPVVFIVGLEENLFPMGARDNFDVDIEEERRLFYVAVTRAEERLYFSHCRSRFKFGEETRQARSRFLDEVDAGVVQTETGATITQRKDRFEDKSFKNSDYEVDYDWKQSRTKKTYKSPSATIQYDYEDGEDPFQVGTKVIHNKFGPGKIISRSGLGTDAKVVVFFKSRGQKKLMLRAAPLQVID; translated from the coding sequence ATGAAAACATTTTCACTTCCATCAGAAGAACCCAAAGGCAGGCCTGATTTTCTTTCCACGCTGAATGAACAGCAGAGAAAGGCGGTCACCCATACCGATGGCCCATTGCTTATTGTAGCCGGCGCAGGTTCGGGGAAAACCCGGGTTCTCACTTACCGGATTGCCTATCTCCTTCAACAATACAAAGCCGCTCCTGAGCAAATTCTGGCCTTGACCTTCACTAACAAGGCTGCGCGTGAGATGAAGGATCGCATTCAAAATTTGATTGGAGATAAAGGCAAGAAATTATGGATGGGTACCTTTCATTCCATATTTTCAAAAATCCTGCGGTTTGAAGCCGATAAAATTGGCTATGGCTCTGATTTCACCATTTATGATTCCAATGACTCACAAATGGTGGTTAAACAAATTCTGCAAGAGCTGAATTTCGATCCTAAAGAAATCAAACCTAAAACCATTCACAACAAAATCAGTGATTCCAAAAACCAACTGATTACGGCAGATACCTACCAGAAAAAGTTCGTAAGCAGTACGCTGGATGATATCACGGCAAGGGTATACAAAATCTACAACAAGCGGCTCAAACAAAGTAACGCCATGGATTTTGATGACCTGTTGGTGAAGCCTATTGAGCTGTTTCAAGAACACCCCGACTTACTGGAAAAATACCAGGAACGCTTCAAGTATATTCTGATTGATGAGTATCAAGATACCAACCATGCCCAGTATAAAGTAACAAAGATGCTGGCAGCCAAGTATAGTAATATTTGTGTGGTTGGGGATGACGCCCAAAGTATTTATTCGTTTCGCGGAGCCGATATCTCTAACATTTTAAACTTCAAAGAAGATTACGAAAACGCTACACAAATTCCTTTGGAGCAGAACTACCGCTCTACCAAAGCTATCCTTCAGTGTGCCGACTCCATCATCAAACAAAACACAAAACAACTCCAAAAAACGCTTTGGACGGAACAAGAATATGGTGAAAGAATTACGGTTCTGGAAAATTTTGATGAACGGGATGAAGCCAATCGTGTAGCCAGCCATATTCAAAGCTTAAAAATGCAGCAAGGTTATCAAAATAATGACTTTGCCATTTTATATCGCACCAATTACCAGTCTCGGGTATTTGAGGAAGCATTACGTCGCAAGGATTTAACCTATCAGTTGGTGGGCGGACTCTCCTTCTACCAGAGAAAGGAAATTAAGGATGTACTGGCCTATCTCACCTTGCTGGTAAATCCACATGATGAAACGAATCTTCTTAGGATTATTAATGAGCCTTCACGGGGCATTGGAAACAAATCGATACAGGATTTATTAAAGAAAGCACGTGAAGAAGGCCGGTCAATGTGGAGTATTATACAACATGTAGAAGATCTGGACGTATATAAACCGGCTAAAGCAAGAGTCCGTGAATTTGTAAATATGATTGATAACCTCCGTCAGGATCTTGAAAATGGAGCATCGTTGGTTAATACCACAAAATCAATGTTAGAGCAGTCCGGGTATATGAAAGCTCTTGTTGAAGAAAATTCTCATGAATCCATGATGCGGAGAGAAAATATCATTGAGCTCCAAAATGCGATTTCCTATTTTGAGAAAGGAAAATCGAAAGCCTCCTTGAGTGCTTTTTTACAGGAAATCAGCCTTATCACCGATCAGGATAAATTTGACGAAAATAAACCGGCCATTACCCTGATGACGATTCATGCTTCAAAAGGACTTGAGTTTCCGGTTGTTTTTATAGTTGGGCTGGAAGAAAACCTCTTCCCCATGGGGGCTCGTGATAACTTTGATGTGGATATTGAAGAAGAAAGACGATTGTTTTATGTAGCGGTGACCCGGGCTGAAGAGCGATTATATTTTAGTCACTGCCGCAGCAGGTTTAAATTTGGTGAAGAAACCCGGCAAGCACGTTCCCGCTTTTTAGATGAAGTAGATGCCGGTGTGGTACAAACTGAAACCGGAGCCACCATTACCCAAAGGAAAGACCGTTTTGAAGATAAATCATTCAAAAATTCAGATTATGAAGTAGACTACGATTGGAAACAATCACGCACTAAAAAAACATATAAATCACCCTCTGCTACTATTCAATATGACTATGAGGATGGTGAGGATCCTTTTCAGGTTGGAACTAAGGTTATTCATAATAAATTTGGACCGGGGAAAATCATTTCCAGATCAGGATTAGGAACAGACGCTAAAGTTGTTGTATTTTTCAAGAGCAGAGGACAGAAAAAGCTCATGTTACGGGCAGCCCCATTACAGGTAATTGATTAG
- the rsgA gene encoding ribosome small subunit-dependent GTPase A, with product MKKGRVIQSTGSWYLVDTGDKIVESRLPGRFRLEEKEVTNPLAVGDWVDFNLNDDGSGNIEKIHKRENYITRQATHGKRGEQILVSNLDQACVVQSIKQPRLKEGFIDRFLVTCEAYEVNPVIIINKMDLAKSGGKALAEELKELYTELGYKCLLTSIEDELSLKSVRALLKDKTSAFIGPSGVGKTSLINAIDPSYNLKVNEVSDFSSKGKHTTTFARLIPLSFGGYIADTPGIREFGLVNIEPWELSLFFPEMLEPRENCQFSNCTHAHEPKCGVADAFEKGEIAASRYQSYLNMLDSL from the coding sequence ATGAAAAAAGGACGTGTTATACAATCAACCGGCAGCTGGTATCTTGTGGATACCGGAGATAAAATTGTTGAGTCTCGATTACCCGGCCGTTTCAGGCTTGAAGAGAAGGAAGTGACCAACCCCCTTGCTGTGGGTGATTGGGTAGATTTCAACCTAAATGATGATGGTTCCGGGAACATTGAGAAGATCCATAAACGGGAAAACTATATAACCCGTCAGGCTACCCATGGAAAGAGAGGTGAACAAATACTGGTTTCCAATCTGGACCAAGCCTGTGTAGTACAATCCATCAAACAACCCAGGTTGAAGGAAGGTTTTATAGATCGTTTTTTAGTGACTTGTGAAGCCTATGAAGTTAATCCTGTAATCATTATCAATAAAATGGATTTAGCCAAAAGCGGAGGAAAAGCTTTGGCCGAAGAACTCAAAGAGCTATATACTGAATTGGGTTATAAATGCTTACTGACCAGTATTGAAGATGAATTATCACTTAAATCAGTCCGGGCATTACTCAAAGATAAAACATCTGCTTTTATCGGGCCTTCGGGAGTTGGAAAAACCAGTTTAATCAACGCTATTGATCCTTCCTACAATTTAAAAGTGAATGAAGTTTCTGATTTTTCAAGTAAAGGAAAGCACACCACGACTTTTGCCCGGTTGATACCACTTAGTTTCGGGGGGTATATAGCTGACACACCCGGAATTCGTGAATTTGGTCTTGTAAATATCGAACCTTGGGAACTCTCCCTTTTTTTTCCTGAAATGTTGGAGCCGAGAGAAAATTGTCAATTCAGCAATTGTACACACGCTCACGAACCTAAATGTGGAGTGGCAGATGCTTTTGAAAAAGGTGAAATTGCTGCCAGCAGGTATCAATCGTATCTAAATATGCTTGATTCACTGTAA